The genomic stretch GCTCGGCCACACCGACCGGGTGCTGGTCGCGGTCTCCGGCGGCAAGGACTCCCTGGCCCTCTGGGACCTGCTGCTGGAGCTCGGCTACCAGGTCGACGGCCTCTACCTCAGCCTCGGCATCGGCGCCTACTCCGAGCGCTCCAAGGACGTGTGCCAGGAGTTCGCGGCCGCCCGCGGGGCCCGGCTGCTGGTCCACGACCTGGCCGGCGAGCACGGCTACACGATCCCCGAGGCGGCCGGCAAGGGCGGCCGCTCCTCCTGCGGGGTGTGCGGGCTGTCCAAGCGGTATGTGTTCAACCGGGCCGCCCTCGACGGCGGCTACGACGTGGTCTGCACCGGCCACAACCTCGACGACGAGGCGGCGGTGCTGTTCGGCAACACCCTGCGCTGGGACGTGCCGGCGATGGCGCGCCAGTTCCCGGTCCTGGAGGCGACCCGGCCCGGCCTGGTCAAGAAGGTCAAGCCGCTGTACCGGGTGGCCGAGCGCGAGACGGCCGCCTACTGCGTGCTCAAGGGCATCGACTACGTGGTCGAGGAGTGCCCGCTGGTCGCCGGCAACACCCAGATGCGCCACAAGGAGACCCTCAACCAGATGGAGGAGGCGGCCCCCGGGACCAAGCACAGCTTCCTGTTCGGCTACCTGGACCGGGCCGCCGGTCTGCTCAAGGTGGCCGACGTGGCCGACCTCACCGAGTGCGCCCGCTGCGGCATGGTCACCCAGGCCCCCGACGACCCGGCCTCCGAGGCTGTCTGCGCCTTCTG from Actinomycetota bacterium encodes the following:
- a CDS encoding ATP-binding protein, which encodes MAMRCKRCRGAAVMEVRRHNAAFCRDCFLHYVGQQVTRAIAKYRMLGHTDRVLVAVSGGKDSLALWDLLLELGYQVDGLYLSLGIGAYSERSKDVCQEFAAARGARLLVHDLAGEHGYTIPEAAGKGGRSSCGVCGLSKRYVFNRAALDGGYDVVCTGHNLDDEAAVLFGNTLRWDVPAMARQFPVLEATRPGLVKKVKPLYRVAERETAAYCVLKGIDYVVEECPLVAGNTQMRHKETLNQMEEAAPGTKHSFLFGYLDRAAGLLKVADVADLTECARCGMVTQAPDDPASEAVCAFCRSKSRLVTSLPVVSA